From one Flavobacterium sp. N502536 genomic stretch:
- a CDS encoding HAD family hydrolase: protein MKIEYKKYTHISFDLWLTLIKSNPEFKKKRNLLFKNFFEIDGTIDKVSEVVRYYDVLGNNINEKTGLNIDTYELYYLILSALQVDIAKIDTDKLSQFYEETASLFMEYKPELIFPDTKKLFQEMTNEDKSINILSNTAFIKGRTLRKLLAHYELTDYFKFQIYSDEVGFSKPNNEIFQLVFDEINTFKSAQKKEILHVGDNSVADYNGAIRFGFDAHLLKI from the coding sequence TTGAAAATAGAGTATAAAAAATATACCCATATCTCTTTCGATTTATGGTTGACACTGATAAAATCCAATCCGGAATTTAAGAAAAAAAGGAATTTATTATTTAAAAATTTCTTTGAAATCGACGGTACGATAGATAAGGTAAGCGAGGTAGTAAGATACTATGATGTTTTGGGTAATAATATTAACGAAAAAACAGGATTGAATATAGATACGTATGAACTTTATTATCTAATTTTAAGCGCGCTGCAAGTTGATATTGCTAAAATTGATACCGATAAATTAAGTCAGTTTTACGAAGAAACAGCTTCTTTATTTATGGAGTATAAACCAGAATTGATTTTCCCGGATACAAAGAAATTATTTCAGGAAATGACAAATGAAGATAAGTCTATTAATATCTTAAGTAATACAGCTTTTATTAAAGGCAGAACCTTAAGAAAGTTATTGGCACATTATGAATTGACAGATTATTTTAAGTTTCAGATTTACTCTGACGAAGTTGGATTTTCAAAACCAAACAATGAAATTTTTCAATTGGTTTTTGACGAGATTAATACCTTTAAAAGTGCACAAAAAAAAGAGATATTGCACGTTGGAGACAATAGTGTTGCCGATTATAATGGCGCAATTCGTTTTGGATTTGATGCACATCTATTAAAAATATAA
- a CDS encoding toxic anion resistance protein yields the protein MSENQLVAQENTALIDKDGNVNLTSISETEVNSYKSISNQLNENDTNSILNYGADIQNSIAKQSDTFLTNVRTYNSGEVGTLINDLLTELNYVDVDQLDQGPFKRFLSKIPILNKLVVDVKKLFQQYDKITVNIDKISNKVKAGMINSVKDNSALQTMFDGNVNLIKEMEKHIIAGQIRFKELGEELAVMEGNPAQYQDYQISDKRNFINRLDKRLADMKIVRFIMLQSLAQIRVVQNNNTSIAEKAQSILTTTMPVWKNQLTLAVALQRQKQNIEVQRRVSETTNTILQKNAEMLKQNSIEVAKENENTVVSLETLKMTTKSLIDTLTEVKQIHEQGTETRRQLDAGLQSLEVELKKGVIS from the coding sequence ATGTCAGAAAATCAATTAGTTGCCCAAGAGAATACTGCATTGATTGATAAGGATGGAAATGTAAACTTAACTTCAATTTCTGAAACGGAAGTTAATAGTTACAAGTCGATCTCAAATCAGTTAAATGAAAATGATACCAATTCAATCTTGAATTATGGAGCTGATATCCAAAATTCGATTGCGAAGCAAAGTGATACTTTTTTAACTAACGTCAGAACTTATAACTCAGGTGAAGTTGGTACATTGATAAATGACTTGCTTACAGAGTTAAATTATGTTGATGTAGATCAGTTGGATCAGGGACCGTTTAAACGATTCCTTTCTAAAATTCCGATTCTGAACAAATTGGTAGTCGATGTAAAAAAATTATTCCAGCAATACGATAAGATTACTGTAAATATTGATAAAATCAGTAATAAAGTAAAGGCAGGAATGATCAATTCTGTAAAAGATAACAGTGCCCTTCAAACCATGTTTGACGGAAATGTGAATCTTATTAAAGAGATGGAAAAACACATTATTGCAGGACAAATTCGATTTAAAGAATTGGGTGAAGAGCTTGCTGTAATGGAAGGTAATCCGGCGCAATACCAGGATTATCAAATCTCCGATAAAAGGAACTTTATCAATCGTCTGGACAAACGTCTGGCCGATATGAAAATTGTTCGTTTTATTATGTTGCAGTCTTTGGCGCAGATTCGTGTAGTACAAAACAACAACACTTCTATTGCCGAAAAAGCACAGTCGATTTTGACAACCACTATGCCGGTTTGGAAGAATCAATTAACGCTTGCGGTTGCTTTACAAAGACAAAAGCAGAATATTGAAGTACAGCGAAGAGTATCTGAAACAACAAATACTATCTTGCAGAAAAATGCTGAAATGTTAAAACAAAACAGTATTGAAGTAGCAAAAGAAAATGAAAATACAGTGGTATCTCTTGAGACTTTAAAAATGACAACAAAATCATTGATTGATACGTTGACAGAAGTAAAACAAATTCATGAGCAAGGTACTGAAACCAGAAGACAGCTTGATGCAGGATTACAAAGTCTTGAAGTTGAACTAAAAAAAGGTGTGATAAGTTAA
- a CDS encoding TerD family protein produces MAINLIKGQKIDLIKSNGESLTNFCVGVNWGVIETKGFLGLSKNVVEIDLDLSCVLIDDQNKLCDHLYSPLYKVEALQQFGLTKGKLLSTDGALKHTGDDLAGDKGGDDGLDNEIITVDLSKVDAKVSQIFFFLNNAGKEDFSKIPYAKIRMYEGTPTNVVSEFASYNVSADSKYVNKRSIIMGKLYKHNGEWKFSAIGDPTADTFLGQTIQKILQSYL; encoded by the coding sequence ATGGCAATTAATTTAATCAAAGGGCAAAAAATTGATTTGATAAAATCAAATGGTGAATCATTAACCAATTTTTGCGTTGGTGTAAACTGGGGCGTAATTGAAACAAAAGGATTCCTTGGGCTGTCAAAAAACGTCGTAGAAATTGATTTGGATTTGAGTTGTGTACTGATTGATGATCAGAACAAACTTTGCGATCATTTGTACTCTCCTTTATACAAAGTAGAAGCTTTGCAGCAGTTTGGCCTTACAAAAGGAAAATTGTTAAGTACTGATGGAGCTTTAAAGCACACCGGTGATGACCTTGCAGGTGACAAAGGTGGAGATGACGGTTTAGATAATGAGATTATTACAGTTGACCTTTCTAAAGTTGATGCCAAAGTGAGTCAGATATTTTTCTTTTTAAATAATGCAGGAAAAGAGGATTTTTCTAAAATTCCTTATGCGAAAATCAGAATGTACGAAGGTACTCCAACCAACGTGGTTTCAGAATTTGCTTCTTATAACGTTTCTGCTGATTCAAAATATGTAAACAAACGTTCTATCATTATGGGAAAATTGTACAAACATAATGGAGAATGGAAATTCAGCGCAATTGGCGATCCAACAGCTGATACATTTTTAGGACAGACGATTCAAAAAATACTTCAGTCTTATCTGTAA
- a CDS encoding TerD family protein, with product MAINLEKGQRISLEKSNGTKLQNICVGVNWGAIEKKGFFGTKKEAVDLDASCAVYDDKKNHIDSVNFRKLLSNDRAIKHSGDDLTGDLNGDDGLDNEVITLDFSQLSPAANHVAFFINSFRGQDFKDIPFASIRIYEGTPTKVSQEFARYDVANDASFAGNVSMVLGVFYKRNGDWKFSAIGTPTNDKKLEQTIVTIQQNHL from the coding sequence ATGGCAATTAATTTAGAAAAAGGACAACGTATCAGTCTTGAAAAAAGCAATGGTACTAAATTACAAAATATTTGTGTTGGTGTAAACTGGGGAGCAATTGAGAAAAAAGGCTTTTTCGGAACCAAAAAAGAAGCAGTAGATTTAGATGCAAGCTGCGCGGTTTATGATGACAAAAAAAATCATATTGACTCCGTAAATTTTAGAAAACTATTGTCAAACGATCGTGCGATCAAGCACAGTGGTGACGATTTAACAGGAGATTTAAATGGTGATGACGGTTTGGATAATGAGGTAATTACTTTAGACTTTTCGCAATTATCACCGGCTGCCAATCATGTTGCCTTTTTTATAAATAGTTTCAGAGGACAGGATTTTAAAGACATTCCTTTTGCTTCTATCAGAATTTATGAAGGAACTCCAACAAAAGTAAGTCAGGAATTTGCCCGTTATGATGTTGCAAATGACGCTTCTTTTGCCGGAAATGTTTCTATGGTTTTAGGTGTTTTTTATAAAAGAAACGGAGATTGGAAATTTAGTGCAATTGGAACACCAACTAATGATAAAAAGTTGGAGCAGACTATCGTTACCATTCAACAAAACCATCTATAA
- a CDS encoding phosphoribosyltransferase family protein: MNKSYSLHKILDSDNCPFREQEYSKFKFGDKSYAEQFAKDLFEGFVKQFGELLLASEQEIVILPSPYLSIPTASNFLCSYFKKELNSFLFKNGKKTSIESKIYRNQTYVTDYGNLDFEERVKLISNDTYYIDRNFINGKLCIFVDDIKITGSHEHTVNKILNQYNVNGDFVFVYFAELVNKDIHPKIENHYNYYAVKNVEDIVEIINSPSFQYNTRIVKFILSLNEEQFRYLAENISIEKTNDLFHLAISNNYHQILEYQSNINVIKID, encoded by the coding sequence GTGAATAAAAGTTACAGCTTACACAAGATTCTTGACAGCGATAATTGTCCGTTTAGAGAACAGGAATACAGTAAATTTAAATTTGGAGACAAATCATATGCAGAGCAATTTGCAAAAGACTTGTTTGAGGGTTTTGTAAAACAATTTGGAGAATTGCTGTTAGCGTCAGAGCAGGAAATTGTTATTCTGCCAAGTCCATACCTGTCTATACCTACAGCTTCGAATTTTTTATGTTCTTACTTTAAAAAAGAACTGAATAGTTTCCTCTTTAAGAATGGTAAAAAGACCAGTATAGAATCAAAAATCTACAGAAATCAAACCTATGTTACAGATTACGGTAATTTAGATTTTGAGGAAAGAGTGAAGTTAATTTCGAATGATACCTATTACATTGACCGCAATTTTATAAATGGAAAGCTTTGCATTTTTGTTGATGATATTAAAATTACGGGTAGTCACGAACATACTGTGAATAAAATTCTAAATCAATACAATGTAAATGGAGATTTTGTTTTTGTGTATTTCGCAGAACTTGTGAATAAAGACATTCATCCTAAAATTGAAAACCACTACAACTACTATGCGGTTAAAAATGTTGAAGATATTGTTGAGATTATAAACAGTCCTTCTTTTCAATACAATACCCGAATCGTCAAGTTTATTTTAAGTTTAAACGAAGAGCAGTTTAGGTATTTGGCAGAAAATATTTCAATCGAAAAAACGAATGACTTATTTCATTTGGCAATAAGCAATAATTATCATCAGATTTTAGAGTATCAATCAAACATTAATGTAATAAAAATAGATTAA
- a CDS encoding DUF983 domain-containing protein has protein sequence MLKKGSKLNSILTGSCPRCQKESMYSDRNPLHLTKVLKMNENCSHCGLKYQIEPSFFYGAMYVSYGLNVAVGIAAFIVSFVFFKTSIEESFLTIVITLILLFPFVLRLSRNLYINMFVSYDPNAGKE, from the coding sequence ATGTTAAAAAAAGGATCCAAACTAAACAGTATACTAACAGGAAGCTGCCCGAGATGCCAGAAAGAAAGTATGTATTCAGACCGAAATCCGCTGCATTTGACCAAGGTTCTTAAAATGAACGAAAATTGCAGTCACTGCGGGTTAAAGTACCAGATTGAACCGTCGTTTTTTTATGGTGCAATGTATGTGAGTTATGGCTTAAATGTTGCCGTAGGAATTGCAGCTTTTATTGTTTCATTTGTATTTTTTAAAACTTCAATTGAAGAGTCTTTCCTGACCATTGTTATCACTTTAATTCTATTGTTTCCGTTTGTTTTAAGACTTTCCAGAAACCTGTACATCAACATGTTTGTTTCTTACGATCCCAACGCAGGAAAAGAATAA
- a CDS encoding TerD family protein: MAINLEKGQRQSIEAPKFIVGLGWDSNSSSTGEGFDLDASVFLVGANGKIPNDNHFVYYNNLKSPDGAVTHTGDNLTGAGDGDDEKIQIDLSTVSPDVNEICFVVTIHHADTKRQNFGQIRNSFIRIIDQTNTELVKYELDEDFSIETAVEFGRLYKRNNEWKFEAVGIGMKGGLQDYLNKYN, translated from the coding sequence ATGGCAATTAATTTAGAAAAAGGTCAAAGACAGAGTATTGAGGCACCAAAATTTATTGTTGGACTTGGCTGGGATAGTAATTCAAGCAGTACAGGAGAAGGTTTCGATTTGGATGCTTCTGTTTTTTTAGTCGGTGCTAATGGAAAAATTCCTAATGACAACCATTTTGTTTATTATAATAATTTGAAATCACCTGATGGTGCTGTAACACATACCGGAGATAATTTGACCGGAGCAGGAGACGGGGATGATGAAAAAATTCAGATCGATTTGTCTACAGTATCACCGGATGTAAATGAAATTTGCTTTGTTGTAACCATTCATCATGCGGATACCAAAAGACAAAATTTTGGTCAGATAAGAAATTCATTTATCAGAATTATTGATCAGACCAATACAGAATTAGTAAAGTACGAGCTTGATGAGGACTTTTCTATTGAAACAGCTGTTGAGTTTGGAAGACTTTACAAACGAAACAATGAATGGAAGTTTGAAGCTGTAGGAATTGGAATGAAAGGTGGTTTGCAAGATTATTTGAATAAATACAATTAA
- a CDS encoding NAD(P)/FAD-dependent oxidoreductase, which yields MLDYIIVGSGLAGISFAEIALKNNKSIVVISDESQNSSRVAGGLYNPVILKRFSEVWKAEEQLSLMDEFYETLEGKLKTKVNFKLPILRKFFSIEEQNNWFAASDKPLLAPFLSTKLIFKKYSGIESPFDYGEVLHTGYVDTALLLDKYHEYLLQNKIFLQESFDHAQLIIHEDFVQYKEYQAKHIVFAEGFGLHANPFFQDLPLDGTKGELFVIKAPDLDLDVIVNTSVFILPLGNDLFKVGATYNWKDKTDVPTEEGKTELLDRIKEIISCDFEIVSHFGGVRPTVRDRRPMIGTHHQYPCLHLLNGLGTRGVMLGPAMAKDLFDYIENQQALDPTIDIHRFYKKRK from the coding sequence ATGTTGGATTATATAATCGTCGGATCTGGATTGGCTGGAATTTCATTTGCTGAAATTGCGCTTAAAAACAATAAGTCTATAGTAGTTATAAGTGACGAATCGCAAAATTCATCAAGAGTTGCCGGAGGCTTGTACAATCCGGTGATTTTAAAACGCTTTAGCGAGGTTTGGAAAGCGGAGGAACAGCTGTCCTTAATGGACGAATTCTATGAAACCCTTGAAGGTAAATTGAAAACCAAGGTAAATTTTAAACTTCCAATTTTAAGAAAGTTTTTCTCCATAGAAGAGCAAAACAATTGGTTCGCGGCTTCTGATAAACCACTTTTAGCGCCATTTCTTTCCACCAAATTAATCTTTAAAAAATACAGCGGTATTGAGTCTCCATTTGATTATGGAGAAGTTTTGCATACTGGTTATGTGGATACCGCGCTTTTATTGGATAAATACCACGAATACTTACTTCAAAATAAAATATTCCTTCAGGAGTCATTTGATCATGCGCAACTGATTATTCACGAAGATTTTGTGCAGTATAAAGAATATCAGGCCAAACACATTGTTTTTGCGGAGGGCTTTGGCTTGCATGCCAATCCATTTTTTCAGGATTTGCCGTTAGATGGGACTAAAGGAGAGCTTTTTGTGATCAAAGCACCGGATCTTGATTTGGATGTGATCGTAAATACCAGCGTCTTTATTTTGCCTTTAGGGAATGATTTGTTTAAAGTTGGTGCAACCTACAATTGGAAAGACAAAACCGATGTGCCAACAGAAGAAGGGAAAACTGAGCTACTGGATCGTATAAAGGAAATTATCAGTTGTGACTTTGAAATTGTTTCGCATTTTGGTGGAGTGAGACCAACTGTACGCGACCGAAGACCCATGATAGGAACGCACCACCAGTACCCATGCCTGCATCTTTTAAATGGCTTAGGAACACGCGGTGTTATGCTCGGACCGGCAATGGCCAAAGATTTGTTTGATTATATCGAAAACCAGCAAGCTTTAGATCCGACAATTGATATTCATCGTTTTTATAAAAAAAGAAAATAG
- a CDS encoding TerD family protein, with translation MAINLQKGQRENINAPKFTIGLGWDTNSSSTGSGFDLDASVFILGDNKKIISDSHFVFYNNLKSPDDAIIHTGDNLTGDGDGDDEQVKIDLTKINSAVKEICVVVTIHDAENRRQNFGQVRNSFIRIVDESNNSEVVKYELEEDFSIETAVEFGRIYNKDGQWKFEAIGVGMKGGLEDYLNKYN, from the coding sequence ATGGCTATCAATTTACAAAAAGGACAACGTGAAAACATAAATGCACCCAAATTCACCATTGGTTTAGGATGGGATACTAACAGCAGCAGTACAGGATCAGGTTTTGATCTTGATGCGTCGGTATTTATTTTGGGAGACAATAAAAAAATAATATCAGATTCACATTTTGTTTTTTACAACAATCTGAAATCACCAGACGATGCGATAATACACACAGGTGATAATTTAACCGGAGACGGGGACGGTGATGATGAGCAGGTAAAAATTGACTTGACTAAAATCAATTCGGCAGTAAAAGAAATTTGTGTTGTGGTAACCATTCATGATGCTGAAAACAGAAGACAAAATTTTGGTCAGGTTAGAAACTCTTTCATTCGTATTGTAGACGAAAGCAATAACAGTGAAGTGGTTAAATATGAGTTAGAAGAAGATTTTTCAATAGAAACAGCTGTAGAGTTCGGAAGAATTTACAACAAAGACGGGCAATGGAAATTTGAAGCTATTGGCGTTGGAATGAAAGGCGGATTAGAAGATTATTTAAATAAATACAATTAA